A window from Sphingobacterium hotanense encodes these proteins:
- a CDS encoding T6SS effector amidase Tae4 family protein — translation MKSNAEKRGRGENWRNACALRVSLALNKSGINIPHIPDVTFRGKDINGKEAYFSIRASELHVWMMEEFYHGNRTDLTNADRANANGDGFKNKLLGKEGIYIMIPQRPAPLNFGASGHAGIFTNPPYTEYYFNFPYIKHITLWELH, via the coding sequence ATGAAATCAAATGCAGAAAAAAGAGGAAGAGGTGAAAACTGGAGAAATGCATGTGCTTTAAGAGTTTCTCTTGCTCTTAACAAATCAGGAATTAATATTCCTCACATACCGGATGTAACCTTTAGGGGTAAAGACATTAATGGTAAAGAGGCTTACTTTTCTATACGTGCAAGCGAACTTCATGTCTGGATGATGGAAGAATTCTATCATGGTAATAGAACCGATCTAACAAATGCTGATAGAGCAAATGCAAATGGGGATGGGTTTAAAAACAAGTTATTAGGCAAAGAAGGCATTTACATTATGATTCCTCAAAGGCCAGCTCCTCTTAATTTTGGAGCAAGTGGACATGCTGGAATTTTCACCAATCCACCTTATACCGAATATTATTTTAATTTTCCTTATATTAAACATATAACATTATGGGAGTTACACTAA
- a CDS encoding sugar phosphate isomerase/epimerase family protein, producing MNLFKKLLFGCAASAMLLATSCATNGKAQQGNTQQSFPEEKLGWKLGAQAYTFRMFSFADALNKIDSAGLRFVEAFPGQTIGAGSTEKMTYELSKEGRDLVKKLLKDKKITLHAYGVVGAKDAEEWDKVFAFAKDMGVKVINCEPKEEMLGVVSNLADKYDILVGIHNHPTPSIYWNPDVVLKALDGRSKRMGATADVGHWMRSGLNPIDCLKKLEGRIVHLHFKDLNEFGNKKAHDVPWGTGKLGLKEVQAELKRQNFKGMFSAEYEYNWENNMPEVKESAQNFRTAL from the coding sequence ATGAATTTATTTAAGAAGTTACTCTTCGGATGTGCTGCATCGGCTATGTTGCTGGCAACATCCTGCGCAACCAATGGAAAAGCGCAACAAGGCAACACACAACAGTCTTTTCCGGAAGAAAAGTTGGGCTGGAAATTAGGCGCACAAGCCTATACCTTCCGTATGTTCTCTTTTGCTGATGCATTGAACAAAATCGATAGCGCCGGCCTGCGTTTTGTGGAGGCCTTCCCAGGGCAAACAATCGGTGCGGGAAGCACCGAGAAGATGACCTATGAACTCTCCAAAGAAGGAAGGGACCTGGTGAAGAAACTTCTTAAAGATAAAAAGATCACATTGCACGCTTATGGTGTCGTAGGAGCCAAAGACGCAGAAGAGTGGGATAAGGTGTTCGCCTTTGCTAAAGATATGGGCGTCAAAGTCATCAACTGTGAACCAAAAGAAGAAATGCTTGGTGTAGTCTCTAATCTGGCAGACAAATACGATATCCTTGTTGGCATCCATAATCACCCAACCCCATCCATATATTGGAACCCTGACGTTGTCTTAAAAGCCTTAGACGGCCGCAGTAAGCGTATGGGCGCAACAGCAGATGTGGGCCACTGGATGCGCTCGGGCTTGAACCCGATCGACTGCCTAAAGAAATTAGAAGGCAGAATCGTACACCTCCACTTCAAAGACCTGAATGAATTCGGCAACAAAAAGGCGCATGATGTGCCTTGGGGAACCGGGAAATTAGGACTGAAGGAAGTGCAAGCCGAATTAAAACGCCAAAACTTTAAAGGGATGTTCTCCGCAGAATACGAATACAACTGGGAGAATAATATGCCAGAGGTAAAAGAAAGTGCACAAAACTTTAGAACAGCCCTGTAA